In Clavibacter californiensis, a single genomic region encodes these proteins:
- a CDS encoding ArsR/SmtB family transcription factor: MPKRVDPPLPTEVGMSVDALGSRVRVGLIRHLLAHGPKTRPELAREMDLSSSMVAKNLDVLEELGVVTLDPPRSEPDRKPRRYVVEQNRVDAMLKTLSMTLTGTL, translated from the coding sequence GTGCCCAAACGCGTCGACCCGCCTCTGCCCACCGAAGTCGGCATGAGCGTGGACGCCCTGGGCAGCCGGGTGCGCGTAGGCCTGATCCGGCACCTGCTGGCGCACGGACCGAAGACACGCCCGGAGCTCGCGCGCGAGATGGACCTGTCGAGCTCAATGGTGGCGAAGAACCTCGACGTGCTCGAGGAGCTCGGCGTGGTGACGCTGGACCCACCGCGCTCGGAGCCGGACCGGAAGCCGCGCAGGTACGTCGTAGAACAGAACCGGGTGGACGCGATGCTGAAGACCTTGTCGATGACGTTGACTGGCACGTTGTAA
- a CDS encoding HBL/NHE enterotoxin family protein: protein MKLSTIIAAAPTNQALADYQNACATINQYAYGILNTTLPTLNQPPATYADFATSFAPARGHCITWTDGIFANMLAFPGIIANQAADLFQAEDTLAGNWLDILIADPTNATAKAKLGIALSAMQQTVQNQLTNAQNLVTSLNQFSSDITADGITLGQLAQQALQGAGGDQDAIANLTADIDSLNNEIQTLNNMVTAAEIGIGVSLFFGVVGVAVCLIPGGQGVGLAIIGISVVGLTLSIVGTVLYSDQIKAKNNAVQSDRNSISQLNQDVAALQAVNLQFVWLQQANVAAQNALAAVVEMWEELDTELANTFEELTTVGSDVTSEQYQQAQDDLTAAAGHWADVVAFATALDGIDYQWQDASGAWHSYPQAPHDTVPTMLPTSPSASA from the coding sequence ATGAAGCTTTCAACCATAATCGCTGCCGCACCCACGAACCAAGCCCTCGCAGATTATCAAAACGCGTGTGCGACCATCAATCAGTACGCTTACGGCATTTTGAACACTACTTTGCCGACATTGAACCAGCCACCGGCGACGTATGCAGACTTCGCCACTTCATTTGCGCCCGCAAGGGGACACTGCATCACCTGGACTGACGGCATATTCGCGAACATGCTCGCATTCCCGGGGATCATCGCGAATCAGGCGGCTGACCTGTTCCAAGCCGAGGACACGCTGGCGGGCAACTGGCTCGACATCCTCATCGCCGACCCGACTAATGCGACCGCAAAGGCAAAGCTCGGTATCGCACTGTCTGCCATGCAGCAAACCGTGCAGAACCAGCTGACCAACGCGCAGAATCTGGTGACCTCCCTCAATCAGTTCAGCTCGGACATCACGGCTGACGGTATAACGTTGGGTCAGCTGGCCCAGCAAGCCTTGCAGGGCGCTGGGGGCGACCAGGACGCGATCGCGAATCTCACCGCAGACATCGACTCTCTCAATAACGAGATCCAAACGCTTAACAACATGGTGACCGCAGCGGAGATCGGTATCGGGGTATCGCTGTTCTTCGGTGTAGTCGGAGTTGCTGTATGCCTCATTCCGGGCGGGCAGGGCGTGGGCCTCGCTATCATTGGTATCTCCGTTGTGGGGCTCACTCTCTCCATCGTGGGTACTGTGCTCTACAGCGACCAGATCAAAGCGAAGAACAATGCGGTGCAGAGCGACAGGAACTCGATTAGCCAGCTGAACCAAGACGTCGCGGCGCTCCAGGCGGTGAACCTGCAGTTCGTGTGGCTGCAGCAGGCCAACGTTGCGGCGCAGAACGCGCTGGCAGCCGTGGTGGAGATGTGGGAGGAGCTAGACACCGAGCTCGCGAACACCTTCGAGGAGCTCACGACGGTCGGGTCTGATGTCACGAGCGAGCAGTACCAGCAGGCCCAGGATGATCTCACGGCTGCAGCCGGCCACTGGGCGGATGTAGTGGCGTTCGCGACGGCCTTGGACGGCATCGACTACCAGTGGCAGGATGCGTCCGGTGCGTGGCACTCGTACCCGCAGGCTCCCCATGACACGGTGCCGACGATGCTTCCGACGTCACCGTCCGCGTCGGCCTAG
- a CDS encoding SCO6880 family protein: MTDRLHETERVKFGNWLPTTKATVGGLTMVGGWGALLTSVLVLVVSIGFDMWAFGLSVLALVLLWESLFIVRWGPPNSGRTIAARWADRLAHRSRREAGSTVYRTGVFSALPDDALLALPGPLAELEEIEGEDGEGAPFVLLHHRPTSSDPTLTATIVCNPDGTKMLPQETVDARVSALGGWIASLSKDSAMTGAVIVVDSALTSSAPLVEKIAAEVSPTAPELARRALLEGARQLPARCSSVEVFATLAWSQKELGDTVEDAAAEVAARLPEHRAMLANAGAGRPIVATSEDLARSMRIAYRPEREQEIALDELAGRPFRLRVTEAGPDEFDDTARRVCRHDGVASVTVMMLAPPQAHITEDSMDALFAPQDKFLRKRVAVFYRPLTPGESLRRAAELRRSTGVAATAKARASMFDTYKVQLADKTETDLVSGASMTRFAMEVTVTFEPTPRAQRDALQKLKGLLEGTGLTWRFVETDTAAAFHSTLPLGLLPWQYETPVQRLAEGGN, translated from the coding sequence GTGACTGACCGGCTCCACGAGACGGAACGCGTCAAGTTCGGCAACTGGCTCCCGACCACGAAGGCGACGGTCGGTGGCCTGACCATGGTCGGCGGATGGGGTGCGCTACTCACGTCCGTCCTGGTGCTCGTGGTCTCCATCGGGTTCGACATGTGGGCATTCGGCCTGAGCGTGCTCGCCCTCGTCCTGCTCTGGGAGTCCCTCTTCATCGTGCGGTGGGGGCCGCCGAACAGCGGACGCACCATCGCCGCGCGGTGGGCGGACCGGCTGGCGCACCGTTCGCGGAGAGAAGCCGGCAGCACGGTCTACCGGACGGGCGTCTTCTCCGCGCTGCCCGATGACGCGCTGCTCGCGCTCCCGGGGCCGCTGGCGGAGCTCGAGGAGATCGAGGGCGAGGACGGCGAAGGGGCACCATTCGTCCTGCTGCATCACCGACCGACCTCATCGGATCCGACGCTCACCGCGACGATCGTGTGCAACCCCGACGGGACGAAGATGCTCCCACAGGAGACGGTCGACGCCCGCGTCTCCGCGCTGGGCGGCTGGATCGCGTCGCTCTCCAAGGACTCCGCCATGACGGGTGCCGTCATCGTGGTGGATTCCGCGCTCACATCGTCGGCGCCGCTCGTCGAGAAGATCGCGGCGGAGGTGTCCCCGACGGCGCCCGAGCTCGCGCGGCGGGCGCTCCTCGAAGGCGCGCGACAGCTCCCGGCGCGCTGCTCATCCGTCGAGGTGTTCGCCACGCTCGCCTGGTCCCAGAAGGAGCTCGGCGACACCGTAGAGGACGCCGCCGCGGAGGTGGCCGCGCGGCTGCCGGAGCACCGGGCGATGCTCGCCAACGCAGGCGCGGGTCGCCCCATCGTCGCCACCAGCGAGGATCTCGCGCGCTCGATGCGCATCGCGTATCGGCCGGAGCGGGAGCAGGAGATCGCGCTCGACGAGCTCGCCGGGCGCCCCTTCCGGCTCCGCGTCACAGAGGCCGGCCCGGACGAGTTCGACGACACGGCCCGCCGTGTCTGCCGCCACGACGGGGTGGCCTCGGTCACGGTGATGATGCTGGCGCCGCCGCAGGCACACATCACCGAGGACAGCATGGACGCGCTGTTCGCGCCGCAGGACAAGTTCCTGCGCAAGCGGGTCGCGGTCTTCTACCGGCCGCTGACGCCGGGGGAGTCGCTCCGTCGCGCCGCCGAACTGCGCCGCAGCACCGGCGTCGCCGCGACGGCCAAGGCCCGCGCATCCATGTTCGACACCTACAAGGTGCAGCTGGCCGACAAGACGGAGACCGATCTGGTGTCCGGAGCGTCGATGACACGCTTCGCGATGGAGGTGACGGTGACCTTCGAGCCCACTCCGCGTGCTCAGCGCGACGCGCTCCAGAAGCTCAAGGGCTTGCTCGAGGGAACCGGGCTGACTTGGCGCTTCGTCGAGACCGACACCGCTGCCGCGTTCCACTCGACGCTGCCGCTGGGGCTGCTGCCGTGGCAGTACGAGACGCCGGTGCAGCGCCTCGCCGAGGGCGGCAACTGA